In one Helicobacter ibis genomic region, the following are encoded:
- a CDS encoding SIMPL domain-containing protein, with the protein MSRSSAFILGLAFIIGSIVVFFGGLKLGEEFLSKERSVIVKGLSQREVEADIIVLPIQFSKASNDLNALSIELESDSKKIYNFLLESGFSNDEITFMPNTINDKIGNSYNSDAQIAYRYDGSGGLTLYTDKIKLARDVMNNLSSLSKQGVIIQINNYEIEYLYTKLNDIKPLMIEEATNNAREVASKFAQDSNSSLGKIKKASQGQFSIQNRDKNTKHIKTIRVVSTIEYYLKD; encoded by the coding sequence ATGTCTAGAAGTAGTGCTTTTATATTGGGATTAGCATTTATAATTGGTAGTATAGTAGTCTTTTTTGGTGGTCTGAAACTTGGAGAGGAGTTTCTATCTAAAGAAAGAAGTGTTATTGTTAAGGGGCTAAGTCAAAGGGAAGTGGAAGCAGATATTATTGTCTTGCCGATACAATTCAGCAAAGCCAGTAATGATTTAAACGCTTTATCAATAGAGCTAGAGAGTGATTCTAAGAAAATTTATAACTTTTTGCTTGAATCTGGCTTTAGTAATGATGAAATAACCTTTATGCCAAATACTATAAATGACAAAATAGGTAATTCATATAATAGCGACGCTCAAATTGCGTATAGATATGATGGTTCTGGTGGACTTACTCTATATACCGATAAAATAAAACTTGCAAGAGATGTAATGAATAATTTATCAAGCTTGAGCAAACAAGGCGTTATCATACAAATTAATAATTATGAAATAGAATATTTATATACAAAACTAAATGATATAAAGCCTTTGATGATAGAGGAGGCTACAAATAATGCAAGAGAAGTTGCAAGTAAGTTTGCACAAGATTCTAATAGCAGTCTAGGTAAGATAAAGAAAGCTTCTCAAGGTCAATTTAGCATACAAAATAGAGATAAAAATACAAAGCATATAAAGACTATAAGGGTTGTATCTACTATTGAATACTATTTAAAAGATTAA
- a CDS encoding beta strand repeat-containing protein: MKKKTNKKFTASKKSLVLSLACVSVLATVANAEISGLDQSGADKSSVKGDQNLVINEQISGSILDINGFSGGKNITINSGVTIGSITDSVNPSNGDIGKAHSGGFSGTFLNQGTITGGVEIKNFIVSGGETATFKNDGSMGYLHFDKIGVNPTNSGANAVITNNGTIEGDFSVKLVDVSTSKKASGANVSITNVGQIGGNIVLDKVNVAIVNGSGDATFNLNNEAGATVKGSINIDKLVVSNVSGGGDFGKITANITNAGTIGNGMNIGSIDFKGNGVSGGSINIANSGTIKGYMTLGTVDIISQSGSHTLDISNSGLLDGLKLNGNITLAAGENKVSKGSSNLKISNSGTLGTFEIANGVNINVSSGSAVISNTGSITDWINNGNINAEGSSGSITISNSGTIENLINNGKVLNKTGFENSGNITNFTNSKTGFISKITNADASANAYIGTLNNAGKITTIVNGGTSSYGTINTLVNTGSIGSGANTAAGVANNAGSVINTIANYGNIIDGANFSGANAAIYNLGSIGTIINSNKFITESPDGSGSTTTSTAGKIGHIVASGASGAGTISLIDNQQGASITGIFNNATSISNIQNAGNIGSIKLNGGDKATDNSATIGTITNAIDGVIGSIALNSSGASATIDTINNAGVIGNKNATNSTQDAISFKSGGGNIATLNNTGSINGNINLTDVSGNGIGTLNNSGTITGKITLNGGKLDASSVATINTLTNYETGSIGEILVGSNSGGHIGTLNNYGTITNGITIANGSGSIVNLNNYSTLGNVDTGKVGLTNNNTIDNLRNYETGSIVYAGTGTIDKLLDNKGTIALAKGTSNAINLADGARVTNTGKIIGSQDGVSIFSTMGAISINNTGSVDVRNYKQSQIHLSGAGASANIEAWKLTLNESTSTFNNTPGYTYRVSDERYLSGTFIPAEVTPPTDGSGGDTGSGADVATPKGKWVFTTIGSGANTDSNKMNANSHIYVSKDENGKFENVNFLDKSIVLDLSTQGFEIGQVYNMDNLVYGVDNNGLLTGIGSAEWTIKDNGSGNGTLVYELDSGASSVNGGRGLTSANLAIQDDLYTISDTFIDTITSEKGDGKRVRGFSVGVDVANGAGAILAQGLTNVSARRSLFIDSITTTAIQATVDQTNRMQQVSYNDSDVNFESLAKYAQISTDAYSATTNRDTYFYAIPYYTADSMDLQGGFENLEGNTYGLIAGAQKNLYDAGIVGIFFGFESGSYDTSARYTSYKQDDLTFYGGLNYYKVLGGTESREYYVKAIAKAALISSDVSRSTTAGSGTGDASVDSANFGAGVDLGINFYLTDAHVISPEIGISYDRLNTDSFVIGNQYYEESDANLLQGKIGFNWLAQWSPVFSTNFGAGIKNNFTGDIDTAVRIDNNHISQTVDLPSTYQYVQGGLSYMITNNIEVSLNYNGNYSSDTSSHSGLLRLGMWW; this comes from the coding sequence AAGTAATGGCGATATAGGTAAAGCTCACTCTGGTGGCTTCTCTGGTACTTTTCTAAACCAAGGAACCATAACTGGTGGTGTAGAAATTAAGAACTTTATTGTATCTGGCGGAGAAACTGCAACTTTTAAAAATGATGGCTCTATGGGCTATTTACATTTTGATAAAATAGGTGTAAATCCGACAAATAGTGGGGCTAATGCAGTAATAACTAACAATGGGACTATAGAAGGTGATTTTTCTGTTAAGTTGGTAGATGTTAGCACAAGCAAGAAAGCTTCAGGTGCTAATGTATCTATTACTAACGTTGGACAAATCGGTGGCAATATAGTACTTGATAAGGTAAATGTAGCTATAGTAAATGGTTCTGGAGATGCTACTTTCAATCTAAATAATGAAGCAGGTGCTACAGTTAAAGGTTCCATAAATATTGATAAATTAGTTGTTAGCAATGTTAGTGGCGGTGGAGATTTTGGTAAAATAACAGCCAATATAACTAATGCTGGTACGATTGGTAATGGTATGAATATCGGTTCAATCGACTTCAAAGGCAATGGTGTAAGTGGTGGCTCAATTAATATAGCAAACTCAGGCACTATTAAAGGTTATATGACATTAGGAACAGTAGATATTATTAGCCAATCTGGTTCTCATACGCTAGATATATCTAATAGCGGTCTATTGGATGGTTTAAAACTTAATGGAAATATAACATTAGCAGCTGGTGAAAACAAAGTAAGCAAAGGTTCATCTAATTTAAAAATTTCTAACTCAGGTACATTGGGTACTTTTGAAATAGCTAATGGTGTTAATATAAATGTATCTTCAGGCTCTGCTGTTATTTCAAATACTGGTAGTATTACTGATTGGATTAACAACGGGAATATTAATGCTGAAGGCTCTTCAGGTTCTATAACCATCAGTAACTCTGGCACTATTGAAAACCTTATAAATAATGGTAAGGTTCTAAATAAAACTGGATTTGAAAATAGCGGTAATATTACTAACTTTACTAACTCAAAAACTGGGTTTATTTCTAAAATTACAAATGCTGATGCTTCTGCGAATGCATATATTGGCACATTAAATAATGCTGGTAAAATAACAACAATAGTAAATGGTGGCACTTCTTCATATGGCACAATTAATACCCTAGTAAATACAGGTTCTATTGGTTCAGGTGCTAATACTGCTGCTGGTGTTGCAAATAATGCTGGAAGTGTTATTAACACAATTGCTAACTATGGAAACATTATAGATGGTGCAAATTTCTCTGGAGCTAATGCTGCTATTTATAACCTAGGTTCAATTGGAACAATTATTAACTCAAATAAGTTTATCACTGAGAGCCCAGATGGTAGCGGTTCTACTACAACTTCTACAGCTGGTAAAATAGGACATATAGTAGCAAGCGGTGCTAGCGGTGCTGGTACTATTTCTTTGATAGACAACCAACAAGGTGCAAGTATCACTGGAATATTCAACAACGCTACATCAATTAGCAATATTCAAAATGCTGGCAATATTGGTTCTATTAAATTAAATGGTGGAGATAAAGCTACTGATAATAGCGCTACAATTGGCACTATTACAAACGCTATTGATGGTGTAATTGGCTCTATTGCTTTAAATAGTAGTGGTGCTTCAGCTACAATCGATACTATAAATAATGCTGGTGTTATTGGAAATAAAAATGCTACTAACTCAACACAAGATGCTATTTCATTTAAATCTGGTGGTGGAAACATAGCTACACTTAATAATACTGGAAGCATTAATGGTAATATCAACCTAACTGATGTTAGTGGAAATGGTATTGGAACCCTTAATAACTCAGGAACAATTACTGGAAAAATTACTTTAAATGGTGGCAAACTGGATGCTTCTTCTGTTGCAACTATTAATACGCTTACTAACTATGAAACAGGTTCAATTGGTGAAATATTAGTTGGTAGCAATAGTGGTGGTCATATTGGAACTCTTAACAACTACGGAACAATTACAAATGGTATAACTATAGCTAATGGTTCTGGTTCAATTGTAAACTTAAACAACTACTCTACACTTGGAAATGTTGATACTGGTAAAGTTGGTTTAACTAACAATAACACAATCGACAATCTAAGAAACTATGAGACAGGTTCAATCGTATATGCTGGAACTGGAACAATCGATAAGCTTCTAGATAACAAAGGAACAATTGCTTTAGCTAAAGGAACTTCTAATGCTATAAATCTAGCAGATGGTGCAAGAGTAACAAATACTGGTAAAATCATAGGTTCTCAAGATGGAGTTAGTATATTTAGCACTATGGGAGCTATTAGCATCAACAATACAGGTTCAGTAGATGTTAGAAACTATAAGCAATCTCAAATTCACCTATCTGGTGCAGGTGCAAGTGCAAACATTGAAGCTTGGAAACTAACTCTAAATGAAAGCACATCAACATTTAACAACACTCCTGGATATACATACAGAGTAAGTGATGAAAGATATCTATCAGGCACATTTATTCCTGCAGAAGTAACTCCTCCAACAGATGGAAGTGGTGGTGATACAGGTAGTGGTGCAGATGTTGCAACTCCAAAAGGTAAGTGGGTATTTACAACTATTGGTTCTGGTGCTAATACAGATTCAAACAAAATGAATGCTAATTCACATATTTATGTATCTAAAGATGAGAATGGTAAGTTTGAAAATGTAAACTTCCTAGATAAATCTATAGTTCTAGATCTATCAACTCAAGGCTTTGAAATAGGTCAAGTATATAATATGGATAATCTAGTATATGGTGTTGATAATAACGGTCTATTAACAGGTATAGGTTCTGCTGAATGGACTATTAAAGACAATGGTAGTGGTAATGGAACACTAGTATATGAATTAGATAGTGGTGCTTCAAGCGTTAATGGTGGTAGAGGTCTAACATCTGCTAACTTAGCAATCCAAGATGATCTATACACTATTAGTGATACATTCATTGATACAATAACTTCTGAAAAGGGTGATGGTAAGAGAGTAAGAGGTTTCTCTGTTGGTGTTGATGTAGCAAATGGTGCTGGAGCAATCCTAGCTCAAGGTCTAACAAATGTTAGTGCTAGAAGATCTCTATTCATTGATTCAATTACAACAACAGCTATCCAAGCTACAGTTGATCAAACAAATAGAATGCAACAAGTTAGCTACAATGATAGTGATGTTAATTTTGAAAGCCTAGCTAAATATGCTCAAATCTCTACAGATGCATATAGTGCAACAACAAATAGAGATACATATTTCTATGCAATACCTTACTATACAGCAGATAGCATGGATCTACAAGGTGGATTTGAAAACCTAGAAGGTAACACTTATGGTCTTATTGCTGGTGCTCAAAAGAATCTATATGATGCAGGTATAGTTGGTATCTTCTTCGGATTTGAAAGTGGTAGCTATGATACAAGTGCTAGATACACATCATACAAGCAAGATGACTTAACATTCTATGGTGGTCTAAACTACTATAAAGTATTAGGTGGAACAGAAAGCAGAGAATACTATGTAAAAGCTATAGCTAAAGCTGCATTAATTAGCTCAGATGTTTCAAGAAGCACAACAGCAGGAAGTGGAACTGGTGATGCAAGCGTAGATAGTGCTAACTTTGGTGCTGGTGTTGATTTAGGTATCAATTTCTATCTAACAGATGCTCATGTAATTTCACCAGAAATTGGTATAAGCTATGATAGATTAAATACTGATAGTTTTGTAATAGGCAATCAATATTATGAAGAAAGCGATGCAAATCTATTACAAGGTAAAATAGGATTTAACTGGTTAGCTCAATGGTCACCAGTATTTAGCACAAATTTCGGTGCAGGTATCAAAAACAACTTCACAGGTGATATTGATACAGCTGTAAGAATTGACAATAATCACATTAGCCAAACAGTTGATCTACCAAGCACATATCAATATGTTCAAGGTGGTCTAAGCTATATGATTACTAATAACATTGAAGTTTCTCTAAACTACAATGGTAACTATTCAAGTGATACATCATCTCACTCAGGTCTATTAAGACTAGGTATGTGGTGGTAA